One Thomasclavelia spiroformis DSM 1552 DNA window includes the following coding sequences:
- a CDS encoding Rrf2 family transcriptional regulator — translation MQISSRFTIAVHIFACIDTFKDDYKITSDFLAASVNVNPVIIRKILSQLKNAGLVEVKRGSGGATIAKELEQINFYDIYSAVECIENGELFHFHENPNSQCPVGRNIHNILDGKLVQVQNALENELKKITLADVIKDTKYYISKDK, via the coding sequence ATGCAAATTTCAAGCCGTTTTACAATTGCAGTTCATATATTTGCGTGTATTGATACTTTTAAAGATGATTATAAAATTACAAGTGATTTTTTAGCAGCTAGTGTAAATGTTAATCCAGTTATCATTAGAAAAATTTTATCACAACTAAAAAATGCTGGACTTGTTGAAGTAAAACGTGGAAGCGGTGGGGCAACTATCGCAAAAGAACTTGAACAAATTAATTTTTATGATATATATAGTGCTGTAGAATGTATAGAAAATGGAGAACTTTTTCATTTTCATGAAAATCCTAATAGTCAGTGTCCAGTAGGAAGAAATATTCATAATATTTTAGATGGGAAGTTAGTACAAGTACAAAATGCATTGGAAAACGAACTAAAAAAGATAACATTAGCTGATGTTATAAAAGATACAAAATATTATATTTCTAAAGATAAATAA
- a CDS encoding NAD(P)-dependent oxidoreductase — MLVYINQIDNRCKYLAKLMTRDGYEVVDNQDKLPSCMIVYLGVDGKDCKQDDFAFGSVVFTLLKNQRLEYLSKIKGFKYHYLYSDQTFVLENSYISDEALIAYMIIDNAISLNDSNILILGYGNCGKDLASKLMRFNAHISVSTREKHYRNEIILSGYRYLCLEELSLNGFDFIINTVPDNIINEKMMNTKDKDCQIYDIASKPYGLSSALRDVNYHLLKQLPTKYAYQSSALALYKAIKRAVDSHVEK, encoded by the coding sequence ATGTTAGTTTATATTAATCAAATAGATAATCGGTGTAAATACTTAGCCAAATTAATGACTAGAGATGGTTATGAAGTAGTGGATAATCAAGATAAATTACCTTCATGTATGATTGTTTATTTAGGTGTAGATGGTAAGGATTGTAAGCAAGATGATTTTGCTTTTGGCAGTGTTGTATTTACACTGCTTAAAAATCAGCGTTTAGAGTATTTAAGTAAAATTAAGGGTTTTAAGTATCATTATTTATATAGTGATCAAACTTTTGTTTTAGAAAATAGTTATATCAGTGATGAAGCATTAATTGCATATATGATTATTGATAATGCGATTAGTTTGAATGATTCTAATATTTTAATTTTAGGTTATGGTAATTGTGGAAAAGATTTAGCTAGTAAATTGATGCGGTTTAATGCTCATATTTCTGTTTCAACGCGTGAAAAACATTATCGTAATGAAATTATTTTAAGTGGTTATCGATATCTTTGTTTAGAAGAATTATCATTAAATGGATTTGATTTTATTATCAATACCGTGCCTGACAATATTATTAATGAAAAAATGATGAATACTAAAGATAAAGATTGTCAAATATATGATATTGCATCTAAACCATATGGTTTGAGTAGTGCATTAAGAGATGTTAATTATCATTTATTAAAACAACTTCCAACAAAATATGCTTATCAAAGTAGTGCGTTAGCTTTATATAAAGCAATTAAACGGGCAGTTGATAGTCATGTTGAAAAATAA
- a CDS encoding dipicolinate synthase subunit B — translation MLKNKKIGIGITGSFCSLKKTMYVLNELVKQKCDIYVFVSEKIENCDTRFDRAKELIAEIEKVINRKVIDDVVSAEVFGPKTPLDIMLVMPCSGNTLAKLTYGINDNAVTMACKSTLRNEKNVVLAIATNDALSNSGKNIMQILNTKHFYLVPMYQDDCIKKPNSMLFDENLVIQTLVNALNYKQLQPVFEGCKD, via the coding sequence ATGTTGAAAAATAAAAAGATTGGAATTGGAATCACTGGATCGTTTTGTTCATTGAAAAAAACAATGTATGTTTTAAATGAACTCGTGAAACAAAAATGCGATATTTATGTATTTGTAAGTGAAAAAATAGAAAATTGTGATACACGATTTGACCGAGCAAAAGAGTTAATTGCAGAAATTGAAAAAGTGATTAATCGTAAAGTCATTGACGATGTTGTAAGTGCAGAGGTATTTGGGCCTAAAACGCCTTTGGATATCATGTTAGTAATGCCTTGTAGTGGTAATACACTTGCAAAACTAACTTATGGTATTAATGATAATGCAGTAACAATGGCTTGTAAATCAACTTTACGAAATGAAAAAAATGTTGTTTTAGCAATTGCAACTAATGATGCTTTAAGTAATTCAGGTAAAAATATCATGCAAATTTTAAATACAAAACATTTTTATTTAGTTCCAATGTATCAAGATGATTGTATAAAAAAACCTAATAGTATGTTATTTGATGAAAATCTAGTTATTCAAACTTTAGTAAATGCTCTAAATTATAAACAGCTACAACCAGTTTTTGAAGGGTGTAAGGATTAA
- a CDS encoding ribonuclease J encodes MRKDIVKILPLGGQAEMGKSMYCIEIKDKIFILDAGFRFPEINKLGIDIIIPSFDYLKENASRVVAIIITHGHDDVMGALPYLLEAVNAPIYAPALTADLIDQMLKRHKKHNNFKINYQLNRVKRNDSIEIEGVPVEFFPVTHSIPGSVGVALWTRDGYIVYCGEFIIDFGAPEGFRCDIQKMMEIGKKGVLALLCESSYSKNSGYTSPKHKLTDKIDNIFEDSEGRIIISSYAQNIFRTKEIVELTKKYNRKIVFYGRDKYDSTNSIVRIGQRLKKAVINIPKEIIAFSTDIGKKGIDDDLVVLLSGTPQRIYHDINDIIDGGDEYLKLNENDTFIVASPVVPGTEKIANRAINELYKTDSNIHVLKNKELTSMHASQEDVKVIIQIFNPTYFIPIKGEYQHFISNMEVAMSMQVLQENIPIIDNGEILTFKNGVLEDYRDTIEVEDVMIDGIGVGDVGDKVIDDRIQLSNDGVVVIGVTIDSKKREIIANTDVQSRGFVYLKDSEHIIKGVIDIAEKCVAQMKGDYTLEAIEVRQEIKDKASKYIAKETGKRPVILPIIIEV; translated from the coding sequence ATGAGAAAAGATATTGTAAAGATTTTACCGCTTGGTGGGCAAGCTGAAATGGGTAAAAGTATGTACTGTATTGAAATAAAAGATAAAATTTTTATTTTAGATGCAGGATTTAGATTTCCTGAAATTAATAAGTTAGGGATAGATATAATTATTCCTAGTTTTGATTATTTAAAGGAAAATGCAAGTCGTGTAGTAGCAATTATTATTACACATGGTCATGATGATGTTATGGGGGCATTACCATATTTATTAGAAGCTGTAAATGCACCAATATATGCTCCTGCATTAACTGCTGATTTAATTGATCAAATGTTAAAACGTCATAAAAAACATAATAATTTTAAAATTAATTATCAATTAAATCGTGTTAAACGTAATGATTCAATTGAAATTGAAGGGGTACCAGTAGAGTTTTTCCCTGTAACTCATTCAATTCCAGGCAGTGTTGGTGTTGCTTTGTGGACTAGAGATGGCTATATCGTGTATTGTGGTGAATTTATCATTGATTTTGGAGCACCAGAAGGTTTTAGATGTGATATTCAAAAGATGATGGAAATTGGCAAAAAAGGAGTTTTAGCACTGTTATGTGAATCTTCTTATTCTAAAAATTCTGGTTATACTTCGCCTAAACATAAGTTGACTGATAAAATTGATAATATATTTGAAGATAGTGAAGGAAGAATTATTATTTCATCATATGCGCAAAACATTTTTAGAACTAAGGAAATAGTTGAGTTAACTAAAAAATATAATCGTAAAATTGTATTTTATGGACGTGATAAGTACGATAGTACAAATAGTATTGTAAGAATTGGTCAACGTTTGAAAAAAGCTGTAATTAATATTCCAAAAGAGATAATTGCTTTTTCTACTGATATTGGCAAAAAAGGAATTGATGATGATTTAGTAGTTTTATTAAGTGGAACGCCACAAAGAATTTATCATGATATCAATGATATTATTGATGGGGGCGATGAATATTTAAAACTTAATGAAAATGATACATTTATTGTTGCTTCACCAGTGGTACCAGGAACAGAAAAGATAGCTAATCGAGCAATCAATGAATTATATAAAACCGATTCGAATATTCATGTTTTAAAAAATAAAGAACTTACTTCTATGCATGCTAGTCAAGAAGATGTTAAAGTAATTATCCAAATCTTTAATCCAACGTATTTTATTCCAATTAAAGGGGAATATCAGCATTTTATTTCAAATATGGAAGTAGCTATGAGTATGCAGGTTTTACAAGAAAATATTCCAATTATAGATAATGGCGAAATTTTAACATTTAAAAATGGTGTTTTGGAAGATTATCGTGATACAATTGAAGTTGAAGATGTTATGATTGATGGAATTGGTGTTGGTGATGTTGGTGATAAGGTTATTGATGATCGAATCCAGCTTTCTAATGATGGTGTTGTTGTAATTGGGGTAACGATTGATAGTAAAAAACGTGAAATAATCGCTAATACTGATGTACAATCAAGAGGATTTGTTTATTTAAAGGATTCTGAACATATCATTAAAGGTGTAATTGATATTGCTGAAAAATGTGTAGCTCAAATGAAAGGTGATTATACTTTAGAGGCAATTGAAGTACGCCAAGAAATAAAAGATAAAGCTAGTAAATATATTGCCAAAGAAACAGGTAAAAGACCGGTTATTTTACCAATTATTATTGAAGTGTAA
- a CDS encoding DNA translocase FtsK yields the protein MAKTKRSKKSKQEQLSEALQFRIITAVCLFLVIVATLRLGPIGEYLNYMCTYILGNFVGIGYVVLIVLAIYAIYHAKLPRLNGPNAVGCYLLIASILTFMSALNDDNMTGIKVINQYFNQAPCNRGGMLGAIFYGFLSALFDKTGALIAAGFILIIAIAILSSKYYVTHRKKRPQKKSSKKEVKQSGKFIDFFTKKKDAFFFPDEVFENKIEPEIKDTTRIHTVHLQEDDNASSTMEFDEKSMTLEIKEKEPKIHDETSKTKQKINKNYRLPALSLLKNPVTKKSGDNKGNALKKADALTTVLREFGVIASISDIFIGPSVTKYELKLETGTRVNKIIQLQDDIKLALAAKDIRIEAPIPGKAAVGVEIPNSVASMVTFKEVIKDIPKELQENKLLVPLGKDVSGKTICAQLNKMPHLLIAGATGSGKSVCVNTIICSILMRARPDEVKFILVDPKKVELTNYNGIPHLLTPVVTDPKKAAAVLQEVVVEMERRYDLFAKANVRNIESYNNYVMKKNEDMPLDEQLEVLPFHVVILDEVADLIMVASKQVEDCIMRIAQMARAAGIHLIVATQRPSTDIITGVIKANIPSRIAFAVSSGVDSRTILDTTGAEKLLGKGDMLFSPMGSSSPIRVQGAFVSDEEVMAICHHTISQQGANYDEKYMNVKLNTSTSSTLSKEDEEDEEYEMCRSFVIEVQKASTSLLQRKFRIGYNKAARIIDQLEADGVIGPQIGSKPREVYIRGYQEDV from the coding sequence ATGGCTAAAACAAAGCGATCAAAAAAATCAAAGCAAGAACAGCTAAGCGAAGCTTTACAATTCAGAATCATAACAGCTGTTTGTTTGTTTTTAGTTATTGTAGCTACGTTGCGTTTAGGTCCAATTGGTGAATATTTAAATTATATGTGCACATATATATTAGGCAATTTTGTAGGAATTGGATACGTAGTTTTAATCGTTTTAGCAATATACGCTATTTATCATGCAAAATTACCGCGTTTAAATGGTCCAAATGCGGTTGGCTGTTATTTGTTGATAGCATCAATTTTAACATTTATGTCAGCATTAAACGACGATAATATGACGGGCATAAAAGTTATTAATCAATATTTTAATCAAGCCCCATGTAATCGTGGTGGTATGCTAGGCGCAATATTTTATGGTTTTTTAAGTGCTTTATTTGATAAAACAGGAGCATTAATTGCAGCTGGATTTATTTTAATTATTGCTATTGCAATATTGAGTAGTAAATATTATGTAACTCATCGTAAAAAAAGACCTCAGAAAAAATCTTCAAAAAAAGAAGTTAAGCAAAGTGGGAAATTTATTGATTTTTTCACAAAGAAAAAAGATGCTTTCTTTTTTCCTGATGAAGTATTTGAAAATAAGATAGAACCAGAAATAAAAGATACTACAAGAATTCATACAGTTCATTTACAAGAAGATGATAATGCTTCTTCAACTATGGAATTTGATGAAAAATCAATGACTTTAGAGATAAAAGAAAAAGAACCTAAAATTCATGATGAAACTTCAAAAACAAAACAAAAGATCAATAAAAATTATCGTTTACCTGCATTATCATTATTAAAAAATCCAGTTACAAAAAAATCTGGTGATAATAAAGGAAATGCTTTAAAAAAAGCTGATGCTTTAACTACAGTGCTTAGAGAATTTGGAGTAATTGCATCTATTAGTGATATTTTTATTGGACCATCTGTTACAAAATATGAATTAAAATTAGAAACAGGAACAAGAGTTAACAAAATTATTCAATTACAAGACGATATTAAATTAGCTTTAGCTGCTAAAGACATTCGAATTGAAGCCCCGATACCAGGTAAGGCTGCAGTTGGAGTAGAAATTCCTAATAGTGTTGCTTCAATGGTTACTTTTAAAGAAGTAATTAAAGACATTCCTAAAGAATTACAAGAAAATAAATTATTAGTGCCTTTAGGTAAAGATGTTAGTGGAAAAACAATCTGTGCTCAACTTAACAAAATGCCTCATTTATTAATTGCTGGAGCAACTGGGAGTGGAAAATCAGTGTGTGTAAATACTATCATTTGTAGTATTTTAATGCGTGCAAGACCAGATGAAGTTAAATTTATTTTAGTTGATCCCAAAAAAGTAGAATTAACTAATTACAATGGAATTCCACATTTACTTACACCAGTTGTAACAGATCCTAAAAAGGCAGCAGCTGTATTACAAGAAGTCGTTGTTGAAATGGAGCGAAGATATGATTTATTTGCAAAGGCTAATGTTAGAAATATCGAAAGTTATAATAATTATGTAATGAAAAAAAATGAGGATATGCCATTAGATGAACAACTTGAAGTATTGCCATTTCATGTTGTGATATTAGATGAGGTTGCTGATTTAATAATGGTAGCAAGTAAACAGGTGGAAGATTGCATCATGCGTATTGCTCAAATGGCTAGAGCAGCAGGAATTCATTTAATTGTAGCAACACAAAGACCTTCTACAGATATCATTACTGGGGTTATTAAAGCAAATATTCCTTCAAGAATTGCTTTTGCGGTATCATCTGGGGTTGATTCAAGAACTATTTTAGATACTACTGGTGCTGAAAAGTTATTAGGAAAAGGAGATATGCTTTTTTCGCCAATGGGTTCGAGTTCACCAATTCGTGTTCAAGGAGCATTTGTATCTGATGAGGAAGTTATGGCAATTTGTCATCATACAATTAGTCAACAAGGAGCTAATTATGATGAAAAATATATGAATGTTAAATTAAATACATCTACTTCTAGTACTCTTTCAAAAGAGGATGAAGAGGACGAAGAGTATGAAATGTGTCGTAGTTTTGTTATTGAAGTTCAAAAGGCAAGTACATCTTTATTGCAAAGAAAATTTAGAATTGGATATAATAAGGCTGCAAGAATTATTGATCAGTTAGAAGCTGATGGTGTAATAGGACCACAAATTGGTTCTAAACCACGTGAAGTATATATTCGCGGTTATCAAGAAGATGTTTAA
- a CDS encoding peptidoglycan D,D-transpeptidase FtsI family protein, producing MLNFRNNIHKIKFYGALEQAKEKKNQQGNILTRRLIILLCIVVTISSVMATRLAYIQFSAADELAVKLEKYGTATYTTDAPRGEIVDRNYTKLVQNVNVICATYYAPKKITNNQLKKSARFLADTINFDTSTISKRNKKDYFIIAYPKLADDLVSDEEKSKLQNQDNYDDALLKLQIERISDEMLEKYMDEDTLKYTHFYYLMRSCTSGSSILAEGLTEQEASIIGENADILPGIKITTDWSRQYVYNNEFSQVLGKVTTKKQGLPAEQKDELLALGYQNDSRIGVSGLEAQYEDILRGSDSSYTLNYDENGNPIVTSSKSGIAGSNIRLTIDWQLQQFADQLIENELKTMNGQNKFFNKMFFTMIDPYTGEILVMSGKMIDKETGEVTDYAAGNYLDANLIGSTIKGGTLYTGFKEGLITPGTVFVDEPIKIKGTEPKKSYRNMGAIDEVDAMAYSSNVYMFRIAMLLGGANYVYDGPLKINDEAFDILRRDLGELGLGVKTGLDVPYEELGVHRDRNRTGGFLLDASIGQYDTYTNIQLAQYAATLANGGKRIKPHLLLDSYTTDSDGIANANYVAKTEVLDDVSAQTTAFNQIKQGMRACVTRSNGTSNKYWSSKPYITYAKTGTAEDYTGTGKTDYPNHLQIGYIQADENSEPIVAFACVAIRQTVASDNSSSSAPYISQAIVDEYVKKYGLN from the coding sequence ATGTTGAATTTTCGTAACAATATCCATAAAATTAAATTTTATGGAGCCTTAGAACAAGCAAAAGAAAAAAAGAATCAACAAGGTAATATTCTTACAAGACGATTAATTATTTTACTTTGTATAGTAGTTACAATTTCATCAGTAATGGCTACACGACTTGCATATATTCAATTTAGTGCAGCTGATGAATTAGCAGTTAAACTTGAAAAATATGGAACTGCAACATATACAACAGATGCTCCACGAGGAGAAATTGTTGATCGTAATTATACAAAATTAGTTCAAAATGTTAATGTGATTTGTGCTACATATTATGCACCTAAAAAAATAACAAATAATCAATTAAAAAAGTCAGCAAGATTTTTAGCAGATACGATTAACTTTGATACTTCAACAATATCAAAACGTAATAAAAAGGATTATTTTATTATTGCATATCCAAAATTAGCAGATGATTTAGTTAGTGATGAAGAAAAAAGTAAACTTCAAAATCAAGATAATTATGATGATGCGCTTTTAAAATTACAAATCGAACGTATTAGTGATGAAATGTTGGAAAAATATATGGATGAAGATACTTTAAAATATACACATTTTTATTATTTAATGCGAAGTTGTACTAGTGGTTCATCAATTTTAGCAGAAGGACTAACAGAACAAGAAGCAAGTATTATTGGTGAAAATGCAGATATTTTACCCGGAATCAAAATAACTACTGATTGGTCACGTCAGTATGTTTATAATAATGAATTTAGTCAAGTTTTAGGTAAAGTAACAACTAAAAAACAAGGTCTACCAGCTGAACAAAAAGATGAATTGTTAGCGTTAGGATATCAAAATGATTCACGTATTGGAGTATCTGGTTTAGAAGCACAATATGAAGATATTTTAAGAGGTAGTGATAGTAGTTATACATTAAACTACGATGAAAATGGTAATCCAATTGTTACTAGTTCAAAATCAGGTATTGCGGGGTCAAATATCCGTTTAACAATTGATTGGCAGTTACAGCAATTTGCTGATCAATTAATAGAAAATGAATTAAAGACAATGAATGGTCAAAATAAATTCTTTAATAAAATGTTCTTTACCATGATTGATCCTTATACTGGAGAAATTTTAGTAATGTCTGGTAAAATGATTGATAAAGAGACTGGTGAGGTAACTGATTATGCTGCTGGAAATTATTTAGATGCCAATTTGATTGGTTCTACTATTAAAGGTGGAACATTATATACAGGATTTAAAGAAGGTCTTATTACACCAGGAACGGTGTTTGTAGATGAGCCAATTAAAATTAAAGGAACTGAACCAAAAAAATCATATCGTAATATGGGTGCTATCGATGAAGTTGATGCAATGGCATATTCATCAAACGTTTATATGTTTAGAATTGCAATGCTTTTAGGTGGTGCTAACTATGTATATGATGGACCATTAAAAATAAATGATGAAGCTTTTGATATTTTAAGAAGAGATTTGGGTGAACTTGGTTTAGGCGTGAAAACTGGACTTGATGTTCCATATGAAGAATTAGGAGTTCATCGTGATCGAAATAGAACCGGAGGTTTTTTACTAGATGCTTCAATTGGACAGTATGATACATATACAAATATTCAATTAGCTCAATATGCAGCTACTTTAGCTAATGGTGGAAAAAGAATTAAACCACATTTATTATTAGATTCATACACTACTGATTCAGATGGAATAGCTAATGCTAATTATGTTGCTAAAACTGAAGTCTTAGATGATGTATCAGCTCAAACTACTGCGTTTAATCAAATAAAACAAGGAATGCGTGCTTGTGTAACCCGCAGTAATGGTACATCTAATAAGTATTGGTCTAGCAAACCGTATATTACATATGCAAAAACCGGGACAGCTGAAGATTATACAGGAACTGGAAAAACCGATTATCCAAACCACTTACAAATTGGATATATTCAAGCTGATGAAAATTCTGAACCAATCGTTGCTTTTGCTTGTGTTGCGATTCGTCAAACTGTTGCTTCTGATAATTCTTCAAGCTCTGCACCATATATTTCACAAGCAATTGTTGATGAATATGTAAAAAAGTATGGCTTAAATTGA
- the rpmG gene encoding 50S ribosomal protein L33 produces MRENIILKCTECGEENYINTKNKRNHPDRMEVNKYCPRCNKKTVHKEKK; encoded by the coding sequence ATGAGAGAAAATATAATTCTTAAATGTACTGAATGCGGTGAAGAAAATTACATTAATACAAAAAATAAAAGAAATCATCCAGATAGAATGGAAGTTAATAAATATTGTCCAAGATGTAATAAAAAAACTGTACATAAAGAAAAAAAATAA
- a CDS encoding MBL fold metallo-hydrolase, whose protein sequence is MKVKTLLLGNMQTNCYIVSDDDHHCFIVDPGDNGKKVIKFLNDNELILDAILLTHGHFDHIGAVDYIYEHCHCPIYIHQEDIALLHDAKANLSIFEVPFVVNAPVIASNEKMKIGNFEINWLHLPGHCPGSSMIYLPKESVIFSGDVLFNGSIGRFDFPNSSKHDTSTSLNKIKEYDFDAIVYPGHGPATSLKQEQASNPYL, encoded by the coding sequence ATGAAGGTAAAGACTTTATTATTAGGAAATATGCAAACAAATTGTTATATTGTCAGTGATGATGATCATCATTGTTTTATTGTTGATCCTGGCGATAATGGTAAAAAGGTAATTAAATTTTTAAACGATAACGAATTAATTTTAGATGCAATTTTATTAACACATGGACATTTTGATCATATCGGAGCAGTTGATTATATATATGAACATTGTCATTGTCCTATTTATATTCATCAAGAAGATATTGCATTGTTGCATGATGCAAAAGCAAACCTTTCAATTTTTGAAGTACCATTTGTAGTTAATGCACCAGTAATAGCTAGTAATGAAAAAATGAAAATTGGAAATTTTGAAATTAACTGGTTACATTTACCAGGACATTGTCCTGGTTCTTCAATGATTTATTTACCTAAAGAAAGTGTTATTTTTTCTGGTGATGTGTTGTTTAATGGTTCAATTGGAAGATTTGATTTTCCAAATTCATCAAAGCATGATACAAGTACGTCTTTAAATAAGATTAAAGAATATGATTTTGATGCAATTGTTTATCCAGGACATGGTCCTGCAACCTCATTAAAACAAGAACAAGCAAGTAATCCTTATTTATAA
- a CDS encoding cation diffusion facilitator family transporter — MFKILIKKWIKNYNDVNNSQVREKYGTLCSTLSIICNIILVIFKFTIGVITNSIAIQADGLNNLSDVGSNLASLFGFKLANKHPDETHPYGHGRVEYVAGLIIAFLILLVGIQSLKDSIIKIIEPQKVTFTFVAVIILIVSILIKLWMASFNRYASKKINSATLLAASQDSLNDVIATLATLISLILSLYTDFAIDGIMGAIVSLIVLKAGIEIFKDTVNPLLGMAPDKDLIKDIENYILSFPTVLGIHDLMMHDYGPGRRFLTLHVEVDSDNDIMLVHDEMDVIERAILDKYHILTTIHMDPIDSNDILTNELKQIVLKVVKNINKQYSIHDFRIVTGPTHTNLIFDVLIPSNDQIKHDLLKEQINEKLQNINPNYQTVMQIEHSFV, encoded by the coding sequence ATGTTTAAAATATTAATAAAAAAATGGATTAAGAATTATAATGATGTAAATAATTCGCAAGTAAGAGAAAAATATGGGACACTTTGTTCAACTTTATCAATAATATGTAATATAATATTGGTAATTTTTAAATTTACAATCGGGGTTATTACTAATAGTATTGCAATTCAAGCTGATGGGTTAAATAATTTATCTGATGTAGGTAGTAATTTAGCTTCGTTATTTGGTTTTAAGTTAGCAAATAAACATCCTGATGAAACTCATCCTTATGGTCATGGAAGAGTTGAATATGTTGCAGGATTGATTATTGCTTTTCTTATTTTATTAGTAGGTATTCAATCATTAAAAGATTCGATTATAAAAATTATAGAACCACAAAAAGTTACATTTACTTTTGTAGCTGTAATTATTTTAATTGTTTCAATTTTAATTAAATTGTGGATGGCATCATTTAATCGTTATGCTTCAAAGAAAATTAATTCTGCAACATTATTGGCAGCTAGTCAAGATAGTTTAAATGATGTTATTGCTACTTTAGCTACTTTAATTTCTTTGATTTTATCGTTATATACAGATTTTGCAATTGATGGCATAATGGGAGCAATTGTATCGCTTATTGTTTTAAAAGCGGGAATTGAAATATTTAAAGATACCGTTAATCCACTACTAGGAATGGCGCCAGATAAAGATTTAATTAAAGATATTGAAAATTATATTTTATCGTTTCCAACTGTACTTGGAATTCATGATTTAATGATGCATGATTATGGTCCGGGTAGGAGATTTTTAACATTACATGTTGAAGTTGATAGCGATAATGATATTATGCTAGTTCATGATGAGATGGATGTAATTGAAAGAGCTATTTTGGATAAATATCATATCTTAACAACAATTCATATGGACCCAATTGATTCAAATGATATTTTAACTAATGAATTAAAACAAATTGTTTTAAAAGTTGTTAAAAATATAAATAAACAATATAGCATACATGATTTTAGAATTGTAACTGGGCCTACTCATACAAATTTGATTTTTGATGTTTTAATCCCATCAAATGATCAAATAAAACACGATCTTTTAAAAGAACAAATTAATGAAAAACTACAAAATATAAATCCGAATTATCAAACTGTAATGCAAATAGAACACAGTTTTGTATAA